A stretch of the Candidatus Poribacteria bacterium genome encodes the following:
- a CDS encoding TIGR04255 family protein, with translation MMDAQKKKLDFAKPPVEEVVLSVLFKSLNGLLAPHLGEIWQEFKKDGFTRILEQPPVMPTMETFPDQNPGAQFNINVPDLPRIWFIHENDSQILQVQRDRFTFNWRKTELYPKYPGFSVIFERFESFYNRFGEMIKNLEIGPMTPAQYELSYIDQLMHGEGWNTLSDMGQIYNIFVGSQQSNSFWNGAELIIFQTSFPIQALQGRLHLAISNRVKSPQQRQTLQTDFTVRGFPERSESEMDLWFKSARDQIREKFASMFTEDIQIHVWERK, from the coding sequence ATGATGGATGCCCAAAAAAAGAAACTTGACTTCGCAAAACCTCCCGTAGAGGAAGTAGTGTTGAGTGTTCTTTTCAAATCTCTCAACGGTTTGCTTGCGCCGCATCTTGGCGAAATTTGGCAGGAATTTAAGAAAGATGGATTTACGCGAATCCTGGAACAGCCCCCGGTCATGCCTACTATGGAAACATTTCCTGACCAAAATCCAGGAGCGCAATTCAACATTAATGTTCCAGACCTTCCTCGAATTTGGTTCATCCACGAAAATGATAGTCAAATTCTCCAAGTCCAACGGGATCGATTCACATTCAATTGGCGAAAAACTGAATTATATCCGAAATATCCGGGTTTCTCAGTTATTTTTGAAAGATTTGAGAGTTTTTATAACCGCTTTGGAGAAATGATAAAAAATTTGGAAATTGGCCCGATGACCCCGGCACAGTATGAGTTAAGTTATATTGATCAGCTTATGCACGGAGAAGGCTGGAATACGCTCAGCGATATGGGACAAATTTACAATATATTTGTTGGGTCCCAACAATCAAATTCATTTTGGAATGGGGCAGAATTGATAATTTTCCAAACCTCATTTCCAATTCAGGCTTTGCAGGGTCGGTTGCATCTTGCTATCAGCAATCGCGTAAAGAGTCCCCAACAACGACAAACATTACAGACAGATTTTACAGTTCGTGGTTTTCCAGAGAGATCTGAATCTGAAATGGATTTGTGGTTTAAGTCAGCACGTGACCAGATTCGTGAAAAATTTGCTAGCATGTTTACAGAAGATATTCAAATACATGTATGGGAGCGGAAGTAA
- a CDS encoding SAM-dependent DNA methyltransferase, giving the protein MSNESATIIQKLWNFCNVLRDDGVSYGDYVEQLTYLLFLKLADEQTKPPLNKPSTIPAGLDWESLLKQSGAALETQYVKILQELSTQKGLLGVIFRKSQNRIQTPANLQRLIHLINDETWSGMTADIKGTIYEGLLQKNAEDTKSGAGQYFTPRPLIKAMVTVMRPSPMRTVCDPACGTGGFFLAAYNYISENYNLTREQKAFLRFKTFAGTDIVDNVVRLCVMNLYLHGIGGTESPITTDDSLRSATKDRYDMVLTNPPFGNRSSITIATDGSKQKNTASTYEREDFWATTSNKQFNFLQHIKTILKTDGRAAVVLPDNVLFERGAGETIRRQLLKQFDVHTLLRLPTGIFYAQGVKANVLFFDKRPARAEPWTQKLWIYDLRTDKRFTLKTNPLRDADLQDFITCYNSKNRYERVETERFRAFNYEELVQREHANLDIFWLKDDSLEDAADLPTPDILVAEITENLEAALAQFQSIQDELDNKSK; this is encoded by the coding sequence ATGTCAAACGAATCCGCAACAATTATTCAGAAACTCTGGAATTTCTGCAATGTGCTTCGCGATGATGGTGTCAGTTACGGCGATTATGTCGAACAACTCACGTATCTACTGTTCCTCAAACTCGCCGACGAACAGACGAAACCGCCGCTTAACAAACCCTCAACGATTCCCGCGGGACTGGATTGGGAGAGCCTTCTCAAGCAGAGCGGGGCTGCACTTGAAACGCAATATGTCAAAATCCTTCAAGAATTGAGCACGCAGAAGGGGCTGCTCGGTGTAATCTTCCGAAAATCACAAAACCGTATTCAGACACCCGCCAACCTGCAACGCCTTATCCACCTCATCAATGATGAAACCTGGAGCGGGATGACTGCCGACATCAAAGGCACTATCTATGAAGGGCTTTTACAGAAAAACGCTGAAGATACCAAAAGTGGAGCAGGTCAATATTTCACACCACGCCCGCTCATCAAAGCAATGGTGACCGTGATGCGTCCAAGTCCTATGCGGACTGTCTGTGATCCAGCGTGTGGGACGGGTGGATTTTTCCTGGCAGCATATAACTATATCTCAGAAAATTACAACTTGACCCGCGAACAGAAGGCGTTTCTTAGATTCAAAACCTTCGCGGGGACAGACATCGTTGATAACGTGGTGCGCTTATGCGTAATGAATTTGTACTTGCACGGTATCGGTGGAACAGAGAGCCCCATTACAACCGATGATAGTCTCAGAAGTGCTACGAAGGATCGCTACGACATGGTGCTTACGAATCCACCGTTCGGGAATCGGAGCAGTATTACAATAGCGACCGACGGAAGTAAACAGAAGAACACCGCTTCCACTTATGAGCGTGAGGATTTCTGGGCGACGACCTCAAACAAACAGTTCAACTTCCTCCAGCACATCAAAACCATCCTCAAAACAGATGGGCGCGCTGCCGTCGTTCTTCCAGATAATGTGCTCTTTGAACGCGGAGCGGGTGAGACAATTCGTCGACAACTCCTCAAGCAATTTGATGTCCATACATTGTTGCGACTGCCAACGGGTATCTTCTACGCACAAGGGGTCAAAGCAAACGTCCTCTTTTTTGACAAGCGGCCTGCGCGTGCGGAGCCGTGGACACAGAAACTTTGGATCTACGATCTACGGACGGATAAACGTTTTACCCTCAAAACGAATCCTTTACGTGATGCCGACCTACAAGACTTTATCACCTGCTACAATTCGAAGAACCGCTATGAACGGGTCGAAACCGAGCGTTTCCGTGCCTTCAACTACGAAGAACTTGTCCAACGCGAGCATGCTAATCTCGACATCTTCTGGTTGAAAGACGATTCGCTTGAGGATGCCGCTGACCTTCCTACGCCAGATATATTAGTCGCGGAAATCACCGAGAATTTGGAGGCTGCATTAGCGCAGTTTCAATCCATCCAAGATGAATTAGATAATAAGAGTAAATGA
- a CDS encoding DUF89 family protein, giving the protein MKTHLLENLLGCELEETLAAISADTAALESFFSTLSTETLENDLTPQWVVLAAGKGTRIDPTGRLSKTLDITFGEQNTLQRSRRYLPGTRPDIVVINPQMAVRIEQDGDPTELLGPNVIPCIQEEMNGTGGALQAALPVLRASDAEWVGVAFGDEPFLNREIFAQTLLSHFISGADVTLCGKLPETVVDKGGLFFDAEGRLTGTKEWHDMTEAEKQEMWERWHRGEAYTNTGITLIRRKALIERIGRLQPHTNRNDELHHVDLIRHCYEDGLKTNAFIYRGDVLSGVNRWSNVLSGEAALFAETRESLARKGVRVDPAAQVTLDSEDIEIGTACYLLGRVHLGEKVRIGDYCRLENTTLLGATTVGDAVGLQNVTANDTTFEASPIPERLAAPVRGLATGSTIENSTFDAVNVGNNTQLSFISARGTVIPSDTVLAHRTLGVPPTQSPPGVPKPLFERIVTDEYIPGVFTFGEKKALPDWENLRRHVQSHSATELIPRATRNPQLQQTACDAVKTLLELRRANSDYLIESLTPEELWGSVFEMVTLHTGNPNPYHHDKLKARQTALALLPEFWNDDWLTRLKLVVAGNIIDYSSERVVKKLKANPDYFSESLRAAVDTSFAIDCYKAFCEKVIDAAPQQILWLADNDGEVIFDIAFIQELVKCGHHIVIVGKVDNASNDATVADLQEIVGYPQFRGVQTAIQEGIVKLMSSGAQTIGTNLYQGTPEFFNALLEANLVISKGQGNFFTTPGWTKDTFYLLLSKGVTAERSTGVIADRNLLIDGLIFAYVPGGTKRVAPLRELLKL; this is encoded by the coding sequence ATGAAAACACATCTCCTTGAAAACCTCCTCGGTTGCGAATTGGAAGAGACGCTCGCGGCAATTTCGGCGGACACTGCCGCCCTTGAAAGTTTCTTCTCTACACTTTCTACAGAGACACTTGAAAACGACCTCACACCGCAGTGGGTGGTGCTTGCAGCGGGCAAAGGCACCCGCATCGATCCCACCGGACGCTTGAGCAAAACACTGGACATCACCTTCGGTGAGCAGAACACCCTCCAACGCTCACGGCGTTACCTACCCGGTACTCGTCCGGATATCGTCGTCATTAACCCACAGATGGCAGTGCGTATTGAGCAAGATGGCGATCCTACGGAACTGTTGGGTCCCAATGTTATCCCATGTATCCAAGAAGAGATGAACGGAACAGGGGGTGCGCTGCAAGCCGCACTGCCTGTTCTCCGTGCGTCCGATGCGGAATGGGTCGGAGTGGCGTTCGGTGATGAACCCTTTTTGAATCGCGAGATTTTCGCACAGACGTTGCTCTCCCATTTCATTTCTGGCGCGGATGTCACCCTCTGCGGCAAGCTCCCTGAAACGGTCGTGGATAAGGGCGGACTCTTTTTCGATGCAGAGGGGAGACTCACCGGGACCAAAGAGTGGCATGACATGACCGAAGCCGAAAAACAGGAGATGTGGGAGCGATGGCACCGCGGTGAGGCATATACCAATACGGGTATCACACTGATTCGGAGAAAAGCGTTAATAGAGCGGATAGGTCGGCTACAACCCCACACAAACCGAAACGACGAACTGCACCACGTTGATCTGATTCGGCACTGTTACGAAGATGGATTGAAAACGAACGCTTTTATCTACCGCGGGGACGTGCTGTCAGGCGTTAACCGATGGTCTAACGTGCTATCGGGTGAAGCAGCACTGTTTGCTGAAACCCGAGAGTCTCTTGCACGAAAAGGCGTTCGTGTTGATCCCGCAGCACAGGTAACGTTGGACAGCGAGGATATTGAGATCGGAACGGCGTGTTACCTGCTCGGTAGGGTGCATCTCGGCGAAAAGGTTCGAATCGGGGATTATTGTCGGCTTGAAAACACCACACTGCTCGGCGCGACAACGGTCGGGGATGCGGTCGGACTGCAGAACGTCACTGCAAACGATACAACCTTTGAAGCGAGTCCGATACCTGAAAGGTTAGCGGCACCCGTTCGGGGACTTGCTACCGGGAGTACGATTGAAAATAGCACTTTCGATGCGGTGAATGTGGGAAACAACACGCAACTTTCATTTATTTCCGCCCGTGGGACGGTCATCCCCTCCGACACCGTTTTGGCACATCGCACACTCGGCGTTCCGCCTACCCAATCCCCACCTGGGGTGCCGAAGCCACTGTTCGAGCGGATTGTAACAGACGAATATATCCCCGGGGTTTTCACCTTCGGGGAGAAGAAAGCGTTGCCGGATTGGGAGAACCTTCGGCGACACGTCCAGTCACATAGCGCGACGGAATTGATTCCACGTGCGACGCGAAATCCGCAACTGCAACAAACAGCTTGCGACGCCGTAAAAACGCTTTTGGAGCTTCGACGCGCCAATAGCGATTACCTCATCGAATCCCTCACACCTGAAGAACTCTGGGGCAGTGTCTTTGAGATGGTCACACTCCACACCGGCAATCCGAATCCCTACCACCACGATAAACTGAAAGCACGACAGACGGCACTCGCACTCCTCCCTGAGTTTTGGAACGACGATTGGTTAACCCGTTTGAAATTGGTCGTCGCAGGCAATATTATCGATTACAGCAGTGAACGGGTCGTCAAAAAGCTGAAAGCCAACCCTGACTACTTCTCTGAATCCTTACGTGCCGCCGTTGACACATCTTTTGCTATCGACTGTTATAAAGCGTTCTGTGAAAAGGTGATTGACGCCGCACCTCAACAGATCCTTTGGCTTGCCGACAACGATGGAGAGGTGATTTTTGACATCGCTTTCATTCAGGAACTCGTGAAGTGTGGACACCATATCGTTATTGTTGGGAAGGTGGACAACGCCAGTAACGATGCGACAGTCGCAGATTTACAGGAAATCGTGGGGTATCCGCAATTCCGAGGAGTCCAGACAGCGATACAGGAGGGGATTGTGAAATTGATGTCGTCCGGCGCACAAACGATCGGGACGAATCTCTATCAAGGGACGCCTGAATTTTTCAACGCGCTGTTGGAAGCCAACCTTGTTATTTCAAAGGGGCAAGGGAACTTTTTTACAACGCCCGGTTGGACAAAAGACACATTTTACTTGCTACTTTCTAAAGGTGTAACGGCAGAACGGAGTACAGGCGTTATCGCCGATCGGAATTTACTGATTGACGGGCTTATTTTCGCTTACGTTCCGGGTGGAACGAAACGGGTTGCACCGCTTCGAGAACTTTTGAAATTGTGA
- a CDS encoding phenylacetate--CoA ligase family protein, giving the protein MPIRSATKKLMSKAAWNAYNTYRKGIRYRSQLSRAAALFNASRADLFAFQKARLEKLLRHAYQTTPYYRELLKVESPDISQIPTLEKSNIRERLEDLCSKAVPRRHRIKNATGGSTGTPLTFYQDRNYWNQRNLSVYYFDRWAGWNFGERQLIIWGALSDVGIARYWRHHLNNFWRNHYWLNGFHLTDATMRATLRKMNRYHPQTILAYPSSLYQFARFIFENGLKPWWDLKGIISSAEMLHPHYRDLAEAVFSTKIYNRYGGREVGLIAMECAEGRMHINCRDLYLEIDSPDPYTQPGDILITQLNNYAMPFIRYRIGDIGLLSDELCLCGSPLPVLQELLGRSTATFRTRRGTLIHAGYFTQQFYNVIGLEQFQLIQETFRHCVLKAVINTQWTEASRRHMVQKIQEALGAEVVVTVKFVDEIPLSTSGKREFTISKVLEAVQPVSFHPERKRK; this is encoded by the coding sequence ATGCCAATCCGTTCTGCTACCAAAAAGTTGATGTCAAAGGCGGCATGGAACGCCTACAATACGTACCGCAAAGGGATCCGTTACCGTTCGCAACTTTCAAGAGCGGCTGCGTTATTCAACGCGTCGCGCGCAGACCTGTTCGCGTTCCAGAAAGCACGATTGGAAAAACTCCTCCGGCACGCGTATCAAACAACACCTTACTACCGTGAATTGTTGAAAGTAGAGTCCCCGGATATTTCACAAATTCCGACGCTGGAGAAAAGTAACATTCGTGAGCGGTTGGAGGATCTCTGCTCTAAAGCCGTTCCGCGAAGGCACCGTATCAAAAACGCTACTGGCGGCTCGACCGGCACGCCACTGACCTTCTATCAGGACAGAAACTATTGGAATCAACGGAACTTGAGCGTGTACTATTTCGACCGATGGGCAGGCTGGAATTTCGGTGAACGCCAATTGATTATCTGGGGTGCCCTTTCAGATGTCGGAATCGCTCGATATTGGCGGCATCATCTCAACAATTTTTGGCGGAATCACTATTGGCTCAACGGTTTCCATCTCACAGACGCAACGATGCGGGCGACACTTCGGAAAATGAACAGATATCATCCACAAACGATCCTCGCCTATCCCTCATCGCTGTATCAGTTCGCAAGGTTCATTTTCGAGAACGGCTTAAAGCCTTGGTGGGACTTGAAAGGGATTATCTCTTCGGCGGAGATGCTACATCCACACTACCGTGATCTGGCGGAAGCTGTTTTTAGCACAAAAATTTACAACCGATACGGCGGACGCGAGGTCGGATTAATCGCCATGGAATGTGCAGAGGGACGTATGCATATTAACTGCCGTGACCTCTACCTTGAGATAGACAGTCCTGACCCATACACCCAGCCAGGGGACATCCTCATCACACAACTGAATAACTACGCAATGCCGTTTATTCGGTATCGGATTGGAGACATTGGCCTCCTCTCCGATGAGCTATGCCTCTGTGGGAGTCCGCTCCCTGTTTTACAGGAACTCCTCGGACGTAGCACGGCTACCTTCCGAACGAGAAGAGGCACATTGATACACGCCGGTTACTTCACGCAACAATTCTATAATGTCATTGGTCTGGAGCAGTTCCAATTAATCCAAGAGACCTTCAGACACTGTGTCTTGAAGGCGGTTATTAACACACAGTGGACGGAAGCATCGCGCCGGCACATGGTCCAGAAGATTCAAGAGGCACTCGGGGCTGAGGTCGTTGTCACGGTAAAATTTGTAGATGAGATTCCACTTTCGACTTCGGGCAAACGGGAATTCACAATTTCAAAAGTTCTCGAAGCGGTGCAACCCGTTTCGTTCCACCCGGAACGTAAGCGAAAATAA
- a CDS encoding sulfatase-like hydrolase/transferase, which produces MAKQPNIIFLMTDQQRFDTIGALGNPIIQTPGLNRIVREGTSFTSAYCPSPVCVASRCSFLLGQWAHETGCTNNSPMPQDRVSVMEMLNEVGYQTHGIGKMHFSPQGRKMWGFETRDYSEEGPGPDDFTEFLSENGYDHIVAPHGERSEYYYIPQPSQLPARLHHTQWVGDKTVEFLSERDKQRPFLCWSSFIKPHPPFESPVPWSRLYRAIEMPLPFLPADYEQMQTYWNRHQNRYKYRDQGMDMNLLRTMRAAYYAAISFIDYQVGRILDYLESEDELDNTLILYTSDHGELLGDYDCYGKRSFLDAAARIPLLVRYPERFEANAQCDTPTSLVDVLPTCLGAVDLPLQADRSGTDLADVAAGNTQRDAIVGQLGQEGTGLYMLLTDEYKYIYSAADRKEWLFRRLPGRLDDRSLAGNPVYSETLNIYRRRLIEWFREDGYELPLDGDRWCGFPSPAESENSDAGQLFQDGRSVSDQFPSGYSPHIDPLRR; this is translated from the coding sequence ATGGCGAAGCAACCGAATATCATCTTTCTAATGACAGATCAGCAACGTTTCGATACGATCGGTGCTCTTGGAAATCCGATCATTCAAACCCCAGGACTCAATCGTATTGTTCGGGAGGGAACGAGTTTTACGTCAGCATACTGCCCATCTCCTGTGTGTGTAGCGTCTCGTTGTAGTTTCCTGCTCGGTCAGTGGGCACACGAAACGGGATGCACAAACAATTCGCCGATGCCGCAGGATCGCGTCTCAGTGATGGAGATGCTCAACGAGGTAGGTTACCAAACACACGGTATCGGTAAAATGCACTTTTCGCCGCAGGGACGCAAAATGTGGGGGTTTGAAACGCGAGACTATTCCGAAGAAGGTCCGGGTCCCGATGATTTCACCGAGTTTCTGAGTGAAAACGGTTATGACCATATCGTCGCGCCGCACGGCGAACGGAGTGAGTACTACTATATTCCACAACCATCACAACTGCCTGCCCGTTTACACCATACACAGTGGGTAGGTGATAAAACAGTGGAGTTCCTCTCTGAACGCGATAAGCAGCGTCCCTTTCTGTGTTGGAGTAGTTTTATCAAACCCCATCCGCCGTTTGAATCTCCAGTGCCGTGGAGTCGACTCTACCGCGCAATCGAAATGCCGCTGCCGTTCCTTCCCGCAGATTATGAGCAGATGCAGACGTATTGGAACCGGCATCAGAACCGGTATAAGTACCGGGACCAAGGGATGGATATGAACCTTCTTCGGACAATGCGAGCGGCTTACTACGCCGCCATCTCTTTTATCGATTATCAGGTCGGACGCATCCTGGACTATCTCGAATCGGAAGATGAATTGGACAATACGCTCATCTTGTACACGTCCGATCACGGTGAATTGCTCGGCGACTACGACTGCTACGGAAAGCGATCCTTCTTGGACGCGGCGGCTCGGATTCCGCTACTGGTCCGCTACCCCGAGCGTTTTGAAGCAAACGCACAGTGCGACACACCGACCAGTCTGGTGGATGTCCTTCCCACCTGTCTCGGTGCAGTGGACCTACCACTGCAGGCAGATCGAAGCGGTACGGATCTTGCCGATGTCGCCGCTGGTAATACACAGCGCGATGCGATTGTCGGACAATTGGGACAGGAAGGCACAGGACTCTATATGCTCTTAACGGACGAGTACAAATACATCTATTCTGCTGCCGATCGAAAGGAGTGGCTTTTCAGGCGGCTACCGGGACGGCTTGATGACCGAAGCCTTGCGGGTAATCCCGTATACAGTGAGACGCTCAACATCTATCGACGGCGATTGATTGAATGGTTCCGTGAGGATGGCTACGAACTGCCGCTTGATGGCGATAGATGGTGCGGTTTCCCATCACCCGCCGAGTCTGAAAATTCAGATGCCGGACAACTTTTTCAAGATGGACGTTCCGTGAGCGATCAGTTCCCATCAGGATATTCACCGCATATTGATCCGCTGAGGCGTTAA
- a CDS encoding molybdopterin-dependent oxidoreductase, with the protein MKRRTFIKLSAISAAGMVLPLQLEGDAAAVPQLKPSTLITPNTDFYILQIGDPVTLDAATWRLAITGLIEKRIPPLRLEEITAMESFTAMRTLKCIGDPIGTEQMSNAVWKGIRLRDLLEQVGPTPEVKVVVFRCADGYHTAIPLEDAMREDTLLAYEMNDEPLPTDHGFPVRLLNPGHYGTKNPKWIINIQLAKEHESYWEKRGWDPIANVKLATMIGTPSEAEEIPGGTVYTVSGAAFDAGNHGGIKKVEVSIDYGQTWEEAEIWAKDTPLAWVLWKWEWQVPEKAEPVEIYARATGNSGVTQDEIGIEVEPVGATGYHMIDAAIVMP; encoded by the coding sequence ATGAAGAGACGAACGTTCATAAAATTGAGCGCGATTAGTGCAGCGGGAATGGTCCTGCCCCTTCAATTGGAAGGAGACGCGGCGGCAGTGCCACAACTCAAGCCGAGCACACTGATAACCCCGAACACCGACTTCTATATCTTACAGATCGGAGATCCTGTTACGCTTGACGCGGCAACATGGCGCTTAGCGATCACCGGTCTCATTGAAAAACGGATACCCCCGCTGCGACTCGAAGAGATTACTGCGATGGAGTCCTTCACGGCAATGCGAACCCTGAAGTGCATCGGCGATCCGATCGGCACGGAACAGATGAGCAATGCCGTATGGAAAGGAATTCGATTGCGCGATCTGCTTGAGCAAGTCGGACCAACACCGGAAGTCAAAGTGGTCGTTTTCCGGTGTGCCGATGGCTACCATACGGCGATTCCTTTGGAAGATGCGATGCGCGAAGATACACTTCTCGCTTACGAAATGAACGATGAACCGTTACCGACGGATCACGGCTTCCCCGTCCGATTGCTGAACCCAGGTCATTACGGCACGAAAAATCCGAAATGGATTATTAACATTCAATTGGCGAAGGAACACGAAAGTTACTGGGAGAAACGGGGTTGGGATCCGATCGCGAATGTGAAACTCGCTACAATGATTGGAACACCGAGTGAAGCCGAGGAAATTCCCGGCGGCACGGTTTACACAGTCAGTGGCGCGGCGTTCGATGCAGGCAATCACGGCGGCATCAAGAAAGTAGAAGTGAGTATCGACTACGGACAGACATGGGAAGAAGCAGAAATTTGGGCGAAAGATACCCCGCTTGCGTGGGTGCTCTGGAAATGGGAGTGGCAGGTTCCTGAGAAAGCGGAACCTGTTGAGATTTACGCAAGAGCCACCGGCAATAGTGGTGTTACGCAAGACGAAATCGGAATCGAAGTCGAACCGGTTGGCGCGACAGGCTATCATATGATCGACGCCGCGATTGTGATGCCATAA
- a CDS encoding MFS transporter has protein sequence MRLKPIQLLTVYLPVLLLDFAFSSVLTNTSFYTSHLGLSSTFLGVLMAITNGVFALLAIPCGRLSDRIERRYILYVACLLLGAACIALAFCRNRGHLLSVFPGIGISMALFWPAYEAWLAEREGDGELIQRIMLFNLFWSIGMTVGPAFSSYLYDEVNPFRPFYLGGGACLLTVLTIYASRLAKSDPSHPTVQTDEPDSESPEILYPSAPVRATYLHLARCANFVSWFALGVLRRLAPKLMLEMGIRPAIYGNLMLILGGVQTLAFLVLGTGYSTRWHYQFTPLLIVQVLAILSFLGIGLTQHAILWGFAFAIIGVSVAFTYFSSLYYGLDRHVDKGNKSGWHEAVLGVGIMLGPFLGGISADSSLGVQSPYLLCAGAVVIAILIEILILFKHFRHRGLTRLG, from the coding sequence ATGCGCCTAAAACCGATCCAACTGCTCACCGTTTACCTACCCGTTCTACTGCTTGACTTTGCCTTTAGCAGCGTCTTAACCAATACCTCTTTTTATACCAGCCATTTAGGACTCTCCTCAACCTTCCTTGGCGTGTTGATGGCAATAACCAACGGGGTCTTCGCGCTGCTGGCGATCCCGTGCGGAAGACTCTCGGACCGGATAGAGCGTCGGTATATCCTTTACGTCGCGTGTCTGCTACTCGGAGCTGCCTGCATTGCACTCGCCTTTTGCCGAAATAGGGGACATCTCCTGAGTGTCTTTCCGGGAATCGGTATCAGTATGGCACTCTTCTGGCCCGCTTACGAAGCATGGCTCGCCGAGCGGGAAGGCGACGGTGAATTAATCCAACGGATTATGCTCTTCAACCTATTCTGGAGTATCGGCATGACTGTGGGCCCGGCGTTCTCCAGTTATCTGTACGATGAGGTCAATCCGTTTAGACCTTTCTATCTCGGTGGTGGCGCGTGTCTGCTCACCGTACTGACAATTTATGCTTCCCGTCTTGCCAAATCCGACCCATCCCATCCGACTGTCCAGACAGATGAACCTGACTCGGAATCACCTGAGATACTCTATCCATCTGCACCGGTTCGGGCAACCTATCTCCATCTTGCACGGTGTGCGAATTTTGTCTCCTGGTTCGCGCTCGGTGTCCTCCGTAGACTCGCGCCGAAACTGATGTTGGAGATGGGGATCCGTCCCGCAATATACGGAAATCTGATGCTGATCCTCGGAGGTGTGCAAACGTTGGCGTTTCTTGTCCTCGGGACCGGCTACTCGACACGGTGGCATTATCAGTTTACACCGCTACTCATCGTTCAAGTGTTGGCAATTCTGAGTTTCCTCGGAATTGGATTGACACAGCATGCGATTCTCTGGGGTTTTGCCTTTGCAATTATCGGTGTGTCTGTTGCGTTTACCTACTTCAGTAGCCTCTACTACGGGTTGGACCGGCATGTGGATAAGGGGAATAAGAGCGGATGGCACGAAGCGGTTTTGGGGGTTGGAATCATGTTAGGTCCGTTCCTTGGCGGTATCTCAGCGGACTCATCGTTGGGTGTTCAGAGTCCTTACCTACTCTGCGCAGGAGCGGTCGTTATCGCGATCCTCATAGAGATTTTGATTCTGTTCAAGCATTTCCGACATCGCGGCCTCACGCGATTAGGATGA